In Fusarium falciforme chromosome 9, complete sequence, the sequence ACTAAGCAACAAGTCTCAGGTCGTAGGGGTTCTGCTCTGACTGAGCCCTGTCGTTAGAACAAAGCCTCAAGAATTGGATGGCCAGGCGCTGTCCGATGGTAGAATTCAACTGGCTACTCAACTCCAGATCGGGTCCCCTTGAATGGCCCGTTTTAGGTCATGGGGGCTCTGCTCAGACTGAGCCCTGGCAGTAGAACAAAGGCTCAAGATCTAGATGACTAGGCGATGTTTGATAGTAGAAGCCAACTGGCTACTCAACTTCAGATCAAGTCCCCTAAACGGCCGTTTCAGGCTATAGAGGTATAGTGTACACGTCATAATACACGGATGCCTTGGAGAGCAGCCACCAGAGACAGGGTTGAGCAGAATCTCTGGCCctaaaaaaagagatattcTGACAACGACAAAGAACGGACGAAACAATGGCGTTAAAGCCACATGGCTGGAAACAACACGGGGCAATAATTTGAAACCCTGGCCTTGTTTCGTCACGCTAGGAGGCCAAAAAGTCTTTGACAAGCAAACAGGGTCGGGGGGGGGGTTACATATCAAATTAGCGACGAAATTAAAACTATTCATAAGTCTACAATATCAACCTGTGTAAAGTGACAAGTCATTCTCGGCCATCAAAACCCAGTACCACAAAACACCGTAACCTACCTAACCAGGCAAGAGTTGCAAGATCTCGTggtattctttttttaaggTTTGCTGATGCGGTACCGTGAAGTCCTTCTGTCTCCACCACAGGACCTGTCTCTTATCCAAATAGGGAGGTATTATGGCATGGAATGCAGCCACAAAATCCGGCCGTAGTCTTTCGTCCCCTGGGGTCGACACGGCGTTGGCCCCTTTGGCAAGGAGCCATCTTACGGAGCTAACCTGAACATGGTCTATGGCAACGTGCAGGGGTCGAGAGCCGCGAGAAAACGGCCACCGGGATGTCAGCCGGTTGACCTTCCAGTGGTGATCTATCGGCGCACCGGCCTTGAGGCAGACTTCAAGGGTGAGAAGGTTGCCGTCCATGGCGCCAACAAAAAGAGGGAGCCAGCTCAGCTGCCTGCCCGCTTCTCTATACAGGTCCAAGATGAAGGTGTGATAGAGGAATCTCGACGTTGCGACTAGGCTGCAGCCACCATCAACTGGGGAGAGATGCGATAACACCTTGAGCAGTATTTTGCGGGGAAGGAGAGACAAAAATTCTTGGCAGATAAATCCCTTGGCTTCTACCGGCTTGGCTTCCACTTGATCGGGTGTCCACTGGAGAGCCCTAGTTAGCCCTGGATTGTGTGAGGCACCGGCTGTAAGCACCGAGTCGAATATTTTACGGCCCCGGAGCGCCAGCACGTCCTTGTTGGGTGTGCGAAGCCGCTTCTGTCTCCATCTGGCAGCCACCTGGAGCTTCTTGGGGTAGTGGCCTTTGAGTAACTGTGACTCGCAGATCAGTTCAAGCGTACGCCTCTTGCCgttctcgtccttctcgTAAGGGTTAACCTTTTGATCAAGCATCCACTCCACGGCTTCGACCTGATAATGCATCATGGCTACATGAAGTGGCtggtcatcttcatcaataTTGAGAACCCACCATTTGGGGACATGACGCGGCCACCGACAGTTGAGTGGTGCACCAGCCTCGAGACATCTTTTCAGGGTGAGGAGGTTGCCACTTACCGCCCCAACGAACAAGGGGGCCCAGTTGGACTTTCTTCCCCATTCCTTGTACAGTTCTAGGATGAGCAAGTGATAAAGTTTCCTCGACGCCCGGACTAGACTGAATCCGCCTCCGTCAAGAGATACATACGAAAATAGTTCAAGCAGAGTCTCAAGAGGTAGGCTGGAGAGTCTGTCTGGGTTTGCGGTTTCCATCTTTGTGCTTGGGGCTTGGAGGCGTAAGGACTTGGCCccttaaaggtataattTTGGTTGGAACTGTTGTTGTGTTTTCTATCGCTTTCGGCTTGTTTATTGCTGCTACAGGTGATCAACtgtataaatatacttacgTGGTGGGGGGCATGTTTCCTCCCTCGACAAAGACATTCATCAAGCGCCACTATTCGTTGTTTCCCATTACAGTCTGTGGCCCTGTCCTCTTGCAGTTCCCATTTACCCTGCCAGCCAACAGTGTTGGCAAAGCTCATCTCACCTTGGTGGTAAGTCACAGGGCGTGGGTGAATACGACATCAGAAAAACCCCCTTTGTCTACATGAAACTAACAAAGGCCAGTATCAAAATACCCTCTTTATTAGATGAGGGATTGTTTTGGGGGGTCATAGTCCTACTCGAAAGCCTTCAAAGCGTGAACATAACTTTGAGCGTCATGTTGAAACGTCTTGTCATTCAGCCCAAGGCGGGGCGACTACGAGCAATCAAAGTTCCTTGGTCTCAATGCACTCCTATGAATGACAGGCTTTTCATTGTATTCATTCGCAATATTAATAACTGTTTCCTTTGTTACAGTAACAAAAAAAGTTCCCAATGAACAACTCCCAATCGTCAAGAATGTCAACCTCATATTTGTTCGCAAAGCCCAACTCAAAACGCCCTCGAAGATCTCTGTAATTAATGAAGCACGGGACCAATTCAATATGCCCCATGCCTCCTATAGGAACTAATGGGACGTGATAGATATAACAGTTCCTGAAATATGTTTGTAGGTCGTCCGCCCTTATAGGGACTGGTAGTCTCCTCTGAAGCCCCTGTTATAGGGTGGACTGTGAAGGTGATTAGATTCATGCATCATTACCCATATTTTCATAGCATCATACCTGAAAAAGTTTCTCATGCCCACGATTGCGGCGGCTCCTCCAGCGTAGATTCCCAACAACCTACTCCAACCCACATTCCCATACACGGACTGACCAACAGCCAATGCAACAAGGTCATAAACCAGACACCCACCAAAGATCCAGTCACTGATGGCTGAAAGCAGGCCGAAACCGATACCCGTGGCGACTTTGACGGCGGTAGAGGGCTGCGCGTTGACAAAGTAGGCCACGGAGAAGTTGTGGAGAAGATCCAGGACGCCAATGCCAGCAAAGGTCTTTGAGACAATGTGAGTAAGGACCGAGTTGGTGGAGCTGATATCCATGGGAGGAAGACGTCTCGAAATGTAGTACAGTTGCGCCACAGAGTTGATGACGACAAAGACGTTGGAAACCTTGAGGTTATTATTGTTCCAGAAGATCATCCAAGCTAAACGGTCAGTAATTTCAATCAGTTAAGTACTGAATGTTCTCTTACTAGCAATGCAAAGATTACCCAGCGCATAAAAGGGCGCAAAGTCGACCATGCTGGAGACATCCTTTTGGGGCGCCTCGGCCTTGTACAGGCGCCAGAGCCAGGCCAATTGGAACAGCTGCTGAGGGAAAAAGAATCCGGCGATAAAGTACGGCTGGGGagaaaagaaggagatgTTGGCATCGTGAATATCCTTCATGTTGGGAGAGCTGAGCATGCCGTATGTCTGCGCGGCAAAGTCGATGACGAAGGACGTTGGAGCGAGCCACCTCGCCGTTGAGAGTTCGGCGCCCATGATTGTAGATTTGAACAGTATTGTATGCAAGATAAGGTTCGAGAAGGTTTGTAGACGATGTTGTTCTTTGTTGCGCAGCGTTTACCGTGCAAGGAacaaagagaaaaagaatgATTTTTCTTGCCAGCTGCAAACCTTTATTTCAGACCAGTGTCTGTATTCTCGTAAGCTAGTCGCAAATCGATGACATATACGACTTGACTTGATCTGGTTCAGGGGTCAGCGGAATGTAAGATCCATCGGTTGTGGATTAGCGTCATCGATTCCAACGAGAACGTGCATGACAGCATGATATCCGATCGGCGTTCTGGAGCAGGCAACGATACGGCAAATAATTTCTAGACACCTTGAGATGATAGTTTTGATAGAAATGTTATTGGATTTTCGGTTGCCTGGAAGAGGTAATAGACTTGCCAACACAGTAATAAAGGCCGGTTGCGTCTAGGACGCGAATTGTGCATATTCAAAAAGGACTCCTTCTGTTTAAAGATAGTATGAAGTTGATATATACGTTGTTTACAGTCTATCTATTGCAGCTCAAATTCAAACATAATTCGCATCGTCATTGCAGTCTACCCCAAATTCAACCTCTGAAATCTCACTCCTCAGGATTCGACTCCTCCCACATACTCTTATACAAATGACATCGCAGGTCAAGCAACGTAGGCTTGATAACTTCCAACCCATCGCCTCCCTTCGTATCACCATCAGGCCTCacgccatcaccaagcaCCCCGACCTTGGGCACCTCATCCCACCCGGGCCCTTCCTCTGGGTCCTTGACAAAATCGGCCCACGCCTTTTGCATCACTCTGCTAAGCCTTTCTTGATACTCTGTAGCTCCTTTCTCGGGGAAACTTCCAAAGAGAGTGCTAAGCTCAGCAGCGTGGTATGCTCCACTACCTTTAAAGATCTCGGTGTTCTCGAAGCTCGCGTTGTAGATGAATCGCCAGGTCTTGATACCAACCGAGGAGAACTCATCTGCCATGAACTTTGTCGGACACTGTGCACCAACCTCGGTCACGATGGTGGTGATTTGGTCAAACTCGTTGTTGATGCCCGGGGATCCAATAGGGTAGAGGCTTCGGAGGAGTCGGATCTGGGCGGGTGTGATACCAGAGGCAAAGTGGGACAAGGCCTCCTCCAAGGTGATTTCTTTGAGCTCAGGAAGCCGGCCTTCCTCGGCAGTGGTTCCGATCAAGATTGGAACGCGGGCCATGGACTCTGGATCCTCCTCTGACCTCAGACGTTGTCCACGAGGGTACTTTGCCTGGGTgacgccatcatcagcgAGTGGCATAAAGGTGAGTGCTGCTCTCTCGACAACATCCCGAAGCTTGTCAGCAGGCAACTCGCGCATGCACTTGAGGGTTTTGTCAAAGTTGTCTTTCTTGCAGCCTGCTTTCTCTGTGGCATTCACCCAGGATCCGCTTGGTGTCAGGGTAGCCTTTGCTGTGCCTGACTGTATGATAGCACCGCGGAAGGGAAGGGGGTCCGGAGGAGCAGTCAGAAGCGCATCGACGCCGGCTGCGCCGGCGCTCTCTCCAAATATGGTGACTTTTTCGGGATCACCTCCGAAAGCCTTGATGTTTCGTCGTACCCAGTCTAGGGCAAGACGTTGATCGAGGAAACTAATTCAAATTAGTGTCTGTTACAAACTGAAGCTAGAGGAGTACTCACCCAGGGTTGCGTTCGCCCTTTGGCAGGTCAGATGTCTCAGGAAAGCCAAAAATGTTGTTTCGGTAGTTGAAAGTAACCACAATAATATCCTCATACCCTGCCATCTTCGACCCGTCATACAGCGGCAGGGATCCTGATCCGTGGTGAAAGCTTCCTCCATAGATCCAGAACGCAACAGCCTTGGAACCAGGCTTCGAGCCTGCCGGGGCAAACACATTGATGTTCAGGCAGTCTTCACTTTCCCCGGCAGGTGGGGGAGGAGTGTACCAGATCTTGATGCTCTCATTCCGTTTGTCTTCAGGGTAGTTGAACTTGGGTATGCAAGCGGGCTTGTGCTTTGAGGCATCGTAGGGTTTTGACCACGATTTGGCTGGTTTGGGTGCTGCGAAGCGTACGGGAGCTTCAGCGAAAGGAATGCCGAGGAACTTGTTGACGGTGACTTTTGAGTCTGGGATGGACGTGGTAGTACCAATTACTTTCCCCATGTCGATGACAGCC encodes:
- a CDS encoding Carboxylic ester hydrolase, whose translation is MVSRNILAAALYAASALAIPHQRGSDNPTAVIDMGKVIGTTTSIPDSKVTVNKFLGIPFAEAPVRFAAPKPAKSWSKPYDASKHKPACIPKFNYPEDKRNESIKIWYTPPPPAGESEDCLNINVFAPAGSKPGSKAVAFWIYGGSFHHGSGSLPLYDGSKMAGYEDIIVVTFNYRNNIFGFPETSDLPKGERNPGFLDQRLALDWVRRNIKAFGGDPEKVTIFGESAGAAGVDALLTAPPDPLPFRGAIIQSGTAKATLTPSGSWVNATEKAGCKKDNFDKTLKCMRELPADKLRDVVERAALTFMPLADDGVTQAKYPRGQRLRSEEDPESMARVPILIGTTAEEGRLPELKEITLEEALSHFASGITPAQIRLLRSLYPIGSPGINNEFDQITTIVTEVGAQCPTKFMADEFSSVGIKTWRFIYNASFENTEIFKGSGAYHAAELSTLFGSFPEKGATEYQERLSRVMQKAWADFVKDPEEGPGWDEVPKVGVLGDGVRPDGDTKGGDGLEVIKPTLLDLRCHLYKSMWEESNPEE